From the Bacteroidia bacterium genome, one window contains:
- the katG gene encoding catalase/peroxidase HPI: MSSEGKCPFHGGRTNVGLQSNTDWWPKRLNLKILSQHSAKVNPMDGDFNYADEFRKLDYASLKADLRSLMTDSKDWWPADWGHYGGLFIRMTWHAAGTYRIADGRGGGSTGNQRFAPINSWPDNGNLDKARRLLWPIKKKYGKQISWADLLILAGNVALETMGFKTFGFGGGREDIWEPEEDIYWGSETEWLGDKRYTGDRVLENPLGAVQMGLIYVNPEGPNGNPDPVASGRDVRETFARMAMNDEETVALVAGGHTFGKAHGAGDPALVGPEPEGAPLEQMGLGWKNSFGSGKGAHTTTSGIEGAWKPNPTTWDMGYFDMLFGYEWELVKSPAGAWQWLAKDVKEEHMIPDAHDPSKKHRPMMTTADLSLRFDPIYEPISRRFHQNPDAFADAFARAWFKLTHRDMGPIARYLGPEVPSEVLIWQDPVPAVDHELVNDADVATLKKQILESGLSVPQLVKTAWASAASYRDSDKRGGANGARIRLAPQKDWEVNEPGTLQAVLQKLEGIQHAFNAAQSGNKKISLADIIVLGGCAAVEEAAKKAGHSVSVPFAPGRTDATQEQTDVESFAVLEPAGDGFRNYVRPGVNVPAEELLLDRAQLLTLTAPEMTVLVGGMRALNANAGQSAHGVFTTTPGTLSNDFFVNVLDMDTEWKPAATEGLYEGFDRSTGAVKWTGTRADLVFGSNSELRALAEVYASDDAKEKFVKDFVAAWNKVMNLDRFDLA, encoded by the coding sequence ATGTCAAGTGAAGGAAAATGTCCCTTCCATGGCGGAAGGACCAATGTCGGCTTGCAGTCCAATACCGACTGGTGGCCGAAACGGCTCAATCTGAAAATTCTCAGCCAGCATTCGGCCAAGGTCAATCCCATGGACGGAGATTTCAATTACGCGGATGAATTCAGGAAGCTGGATTATGCGTCGCTGAAAGCGGATCTCCGATCGCTCATGACGGATTCGAAGGACTGGTGGCCGGCGGATTGGGGGCACTATGGCGGGCTGTTCATCCGCATGACCTGGCACGCTGCGGGTACGTACCGCATTGCGGACGGACGCGGCGGCGGAAGCACGGGCAATCAGCGCTTTGCACCGATCAATAGCTGGCCCGACAACGGCAACCTCGACAAGGCGCGCCGTCTGCTCTGGCCCATCAAGAAAAAATACGGCAAACAGATATCCTGGGCGGACCTTCTGATCCTCGCCGGAAATGTGGCGCTGGAAACCATGGGTTTCAAAACCTTCGGCTTCGGCGGCGGACGAGAGGACATCTGGGAACCTGAGGAGGATATTTATTGGGGCTCCGAAACCGAATGGCTGGGCGACAAGCGTTACACCGGTGATCGCGTGCTGGAAAATCCCCTCGGTGCCGTTCAGATGGGTTTGATTTACGTCAATCCCGAAGGCCCCAACGGTAATCCCGATCCCGTCGCCTCCGGGCGCGACGTGCGCGAGACCTTTGCGCGGATGGCGATGAACGACGAGGAAACCGTCGCCCTCGTGGCGGGTGGACACACCTTCGGCAAGGCCCACGGTGCAGGCGATCCCGCGCTGGTCGGTCCCGAACCTGAAGGTGCGCCCCTCGAGCAAATGGGTCTGGGATGGAAGAACAGCTTCGGCAGCGGCAAGGGCGCGCACACAACGACCAGCGGCATCGAAGGCGCATGGAAGCCCAATCCCACCACATGGGACATGGGCTATTTCGACATGTTGTTCGGCTATGAGTGGGAATTGGTGAAAAGTCCCGCAGGCGCATGGCAGTGGCTGGCCAAGGACGTCAAGGAAGAGCACATGATTCCCGACGCGCACGACCCGTCGAAAAAGCACCGCCCGATGATGACTACAGCGGATCTGTCCCTGCGTTTCGATCCGATCTATGAGCCGATCTCGCGTCGCTTTCATCAGAATCCGGATGCATTCGCCGACGCTTTTGCGCGTGCCTGGTTCAAATTGACGCACCGCGACATGGGCCCGATAGCGCGCTATCTTGGTCCCGAAGTCCCTTCGGAAGTGCTGATCTGGCAGGATCCCGTGCCCGCTGTGGATCATGAACTGGTCAACGATGCGGACGTCGCCACGCTCAAGAAGCAGATTCTCGAGTCCGGCCTCTCCGTCCCGCAACTCGTCAAGACAGCGTGGGCTTCGGCGGCGAGCTATCGCGATTCCGACAAACGCGGCGGAGCCAACGGCGCGCGCATTCGTCTCGCTCCGCAGAAGGACTGGGAAGTGAACGAGCCCGGCACGCTCCAAGCAGTGCTGCAGAAACTCGAGGGCATTCAGCACGCCTTCAACGCAGCGCAGAGCGGCAATAAAAAGATCTCCCTGGCCGATATCATCGTGCTGGGCGGTTGCGCGGCCGTAGAAGAGGCCGCAAAGAAGGCCGGTCATTCGGTGAGCGTGCCCTTCGCGCCGGGCCGCACCGACGCCACGCAGGAACAGACGGATGTTGAATCCTTCGCGGTACTCGAGCCCGCCGGCGACGGCTTCCGCAACTATGTGCGTCCCGGCGTCAACGTCCCCGCCGAAGAATTGCTTCTCGACCGCGCTCAACTCCTGACGCTCACCGCGCCGGAGATGACCGTGTTGGTCGGTGGCATGCGCGCGCTCAACGCCAATGCCGGACAATCCGCGCACGGCGTGTTCACCACGACGCCCGGAACGCTGAGCAACGATTTCTTCGTCAACGTCCTCGACATGGACACCGAGTGGAAGCCGGCTGCCACAGAGGGCTTGTACGAGGGTTTCGACCGTTCGACCGGCGCAGTGAAATGGACAGGCACACGGGCCGACCTGGTGTTCGGTTCCAATTCCGAGTTGCGTGCATTGGCGGAGGTGTATGCCAGCGACGACGCAAAAGAAAAATTCGTGAAGGACTTCGTCGCGGCATGGAACAAAGTGATGAACCTCGACCGCTTCGACCTCGCGTAA
- a CDS encoding transcriptional repressor, producing MNSAIAALQDHGIQPTAQRVAIAEAVLGNNHHPTADDILVEAQKRCSIVSRATVYNTLNLFVEKGLLRTQVLKEGIVVFDPNLQKHHHFIDEEDGTIIDIPWDWLTVEGRQKLREYDIRDYQVILRGRKKQ from the coding sequence ATGAATAGCGCAATAGCTGCACTGCAGGATCACGGCATACAACCCACCGCGCAGCGCGTGGCAATCGCGGAAGCGGTGTTGGGCAACAACCATCATCCCACCGCGGACGATATTCTCGTCGAGGCGCAAAAAAGATGCTCCATCGTTTCGCGCGCAACCGTGTACAACACGCTCAATCTCTTCGTGGAGAAGGGGCTGTTGCGCACGCAGGTGCTCAAGGAGGGCATAGTGGTGTTTGATCCCAATCTGCAGAAGCACCATCACTTCATTGATGAAGAAGACGGGACGATCATTGACATTCCCTGGGACTGGCTCACCGTAGAGGGGAGGCAGAAATTGCGGGAATACGACATCCGCGATTATCAGGTGATACTGCGCGGCAGGAAGAAACAGTAG
- a CDS encoding choice-of-anchor D domain-containing protein — protein sequence MTKQMLPLVFLFFFVFSFTTHAQWASSPAVNNPIVRAGNNQTGHRLVSDGQGGAIFCWTDERVMVASSDVYAQRIDKDGYVRWTVNGVVVSSATNSQSGPDIVSDGAGGAIIAWTDTRNGNNDIYIQRIDASGNVLWTPDGIAVTTDTSNQADPKLTTDGRGGAIVVWNQGHWRLPPGSKIYAQRYDANGTARWSTPVLVSGTLRFSNAPSITSDGKGGAYIAYAYYPRPEYDVYAQRLDSNGVVQWAAKGVGVATSSGSQDAPLLVGDGTGNAFLGYLDWTSTTQANLHIVVLRPDGTQATSLRATSTNGGQLNHNLSNIAPGKLAISWQDGRTAGKVRAYVQVLDTNGTKMWAADGVAVSNRTGDQVAPSVVSDGSGGVIVAFEDKTKGALNTDIYAQRVSDAGAPLWTAAGVPVCTANNSQQFARMLPDGQNGAIVAWEDYRPSFSNVEIYASKILADGSFPIAPPQLTLSSKALDFGDVAINSTSSKQITLSNPGGAAVTIASISSSDPQFSLTPDDNTIPPGGDVTAFARFTPAGKNSFSATIVINSNSSSGPDTIRVTGRGTGAAAIQVDKTTMSFGTVTIGASKSLPLLITNPGTDTLNVSSITTSNASFTVSIASRVLAPGASFTDSVRFAPSATGPITANLTLNSNAAGSPTVISLTGTGAGVVTLTMDNTTISFGDVTVGANKDASVTITNTGNDTLRISTFTSSNPRFTLETPLSVIAPSAAKAFTLRFAPNAAGPLSGTFTVTSNAVSSPHTITVDGVGVVSPAISFSPTQLLFDTVKVGNTKDLTLTILNPGGQTLSVSSITSTNADFSAVAGQCEVAGGSSFNETIRFAPSVLGDRSGVLIIVSNAPTSPDTVLVRGVGSDVSDVQQLNARPGEFALAQNYPNPFNPSTAIRFSIPAQGALRLSVLDHLGREVAVLAEGVHAPGTYTCSFDATSLASGLYIYRLSFEGNTISRKMLLLR from the coding sequence ATGACAAAACAGATGCTGCCTCTCGTTTTTCTATTTTTCTTCGTGTTTTCCTTTACCACCCATGCGCAATGGGCTTCCAGTCCCGCAGTGAACAATCCGATTGTCCGTGCCGGGAACAACCAAACGGGACACCGTCTCGTCAGTGATGGCCAGGGCGGGGCCATATTCTGCTGGACCGACGAACGGGTCATGGTGGCCTCGTCTGATGTCTATGCCCAGAGAATTGATAAGGATGGGTATGTCCGCTGGACAGTCAATGGTGTCGTGGTCAGTAGTGCCACGAATTCCCAGTCGGGTCCTGACATCGTTTCCGACGGAGCCGGCGGTGCGATCATCGCCTGGACGGATACGAGAAACGGCAATAACGACATCTATATCCAACGCATCGATGCCTCCGGCAATGTGCTCTGGACGCCAGACGGTATAGCAGTCACGACCGACACCAGCAACCAGGCCGATCCCAAGCTGACAACCGACGGCAGGGGCGGTGCGATTGTCGTGTGGAACCAGGGCCACTGGCGGCTTCCCCCGGGCAGTAAGATTTATGCGCAGCGCTACGATGCCAACGGTACGGCACGCTGGAGCACTCCGGTCCTTGTCTCCGGGACGCTCCGCTTCTCCAACGCACCGAGCATCACCAGTGACGGCAAAGGCGGCGCGTACATCGCGTACGCGTACTATCCCAGGCCCGAGTACGACGTGTACGCACAACGCCTCGATTCCAATGGTGTGGTGCAATGGGCTGCCAAGGGCGTCGGCGTCGCAACATCCAGCGGCTCGCAGGATGCACCGCTGCTGGTCGGTGACGGCACAGGAAACGCGTTTCTTGGCTATCTGGACTGGACGTCGACGACGCAAGCCAATCTGCACATTGTGGTGCTCCGGCCGGACGGTACACAAGCCACATCGCTCAGGGCTACGTCAACGAACGGCGGGCAGTTGAATCACAACCTTTCGAATATCGCGCCCGGGAAACTCGCCATTTCCTGGCAGGACGGCCGCACCGCCGGGAAGGTGCGCGCGTATGTGCAGGTTCTCGACACGAACGGCACGAAGATGTGGGCGGCGGACGGTGTCGCCGTATCCAATCGCACCGGCGATCAGGTGGCACCCTCGGTCGTGTCCGATGGCAGCGGTGGCGTGATCGTCGCTTTCGAAGACAAAACCAAAGGCGCTCTCAACACCGACATTTACGCGCAGCGTGTGTCCGATGCCGGTGCACCGCTCTGGACGGCTGCCGGAGTTCCGGTATGCACGGCGAACAACTCGCAACAGTTCGCGCGCATGCTGCCCGACGGTCAGAACGGTGCCATCGTGGCGTGGGAAGACTACCGACCATCGTTCTCCAATGTGGAGATCTACGCTTCGAAAATTCTCGCCGACGGAAGTTTCCCGATAGCGCCACCGCAATTGACGCTGTCCTCGAAAGCACTGGACTTCGGTGATGTCGCCATCAACAGCACCTCATCGAAACAGATCACACTCAGCAATCCCGGCGGTGCCGCGGTAACTATCGCGTCCATATCCTCGAGTGATCCGCAATTCAGCCTGACGCCGGACGACAACACCATTCCTCCCGGCGGCGATGTCACGGCATTCGCGCGTTTCACACCAGCCGGCAAAAATTCGTTCAGCGCAACGATTGTCATCAACAGCAACTCCAGCTCCGGTCCGGACACCATTCGCGTCACGGGACGGGGCACCGGCGCTGCCGCGATACAGGTGGACAAAACGACGATGAGTTTCGGAACCGTGACTATCGGCGCGAGCAAATCCCTGCCGCTGCTCATCACGAATCCGGGAACCGATACGCTCAACGTATCGAGCATCACCACCTCGAATGCGAGCTTCACGGTGAGCATTGCTTCACGCGTGCTCGCGCCCGGCGCATCGTTCACCGACTCGGTGCGTTTCGCTCCTTCGGCTACAGGCCCCATCACGGCCAACCTCACTCTGAACAGCAATGCGGCGGGCTCCCCGACGGTCATATCGTTGACCGGTACGGGTGCGGGCGTGGTGACGCTGACGATGGACAACACGACCATCTCCTTCGGCGACGTTACCGTCGGCGCGAATAAGGATGCCTCTGTTACTATTACAAACACCGGCAACGATACGCTTCGGATTTCGACGTTTACATCGAGTAATCCCCGCTTCACTCTGGAGACACCGCTCTCGGTCATCGCGCCGAGCGCTGCGAAGGCATTCACGCTGCGTTTTGCGCCCAACGCCGCCGGACCGCTCAGCGGCACGTTCACCGTCACGAGCAATGCGGTTTCTTCTCCGCACACGATCACTGTGGACGGTGTCGGCGTGGTAAGCCCCGCGATTTCCTTTTCGCCGACGCAGCTCCTCTTCGACACTGTCAAAGTGGGCAATACCAAGGATCTCACACTTACGATTCTCAATCCCGGCGGGCAGACGCTTTCCGTTTCTTCCATCACCTCCACCAACGCCGATTTCTCGGCGGTGGCGGGACAGTGTGAGGTTGCGGGCGGATCCAGTTTCAATGAGACGATACGTTTTGCCCCGAGTGTGCTGGGCGATCGCAGCGGAGTACTGATTATCGTCAGCAATGCGCCCACCTCGCCGGATACCGTACTTGTGCGGGGTGTGGGCTCCGATGTATCGGATGTGCAGCAACTGAATGCGCGTCCGGGCGAATTCGCGCTCGCGCAGAATTACCCGAATCCTTTCAATCCCTCGACGGCGATACGCTTCAGCATTCCCGCACAGGGTGCGTTGCGTCTGTCGGTGCTCGATCACCTCGGGCGTGAAGTCGCCGTGCTCGCGGAAGGCGTCCATGCTCCGGGTACTTACACATGCAGCTTCGATGCGACGTCGCTGGCCTCGGGTCTGTACATCTACCGTCTCAGCTTCGAAGGCAACACCATCTCACGCAAAATGTTGCTCCTGCGCTGA